In Ectothiorhodosinus mongolicus, one DNA window encodes the following:
- the grxD gene encoding Grx4 family monothiol glutaredoxin, with amino-acid sequence MDALERIRQQVEENPVIIFMKGTPQFPMCGFSSRASQALKSCGVPFAYVNVMADMDVMQALPQFANWPTFPQVYVKGELIGGCDITIEMHESGELEPLLKEATGA; translated from the coding sequence TTGGACGCATTGGAACGTATTCGTCAGCAGGTAGAAGAAAACCCCGTCATCATTTTTATGAAGGGTACCCCGCAGTTCCCGATGTGCGGTTTCTCCAGTCGCGCATCGCAAGCCTTGAAAAGCTGTGGCGTGCCTTTTGCGTACGTCAATGTGATGGCCGATATGGACGTGATGCAGGCTCTGCCGCAGTTCGCCAATTGGCCAACGTTCCCGCAGGTCTACGTCAAAGGTGAGTTGATTGGCGGCTGTGACATCACCATCGAGATGCACGAAAGTGGTGAGCTTGAGCCCCTGCTCAAAGAAGCCACCGGCGCTTAG
- a CDS encoding superoxide dismutase, which produces MSIELPPLPYAKNALEPHISAETLEYHHDKHHATYVANLNKMIAGTEFENMGLDDIVKKAPAGGMFNNAAQIWNHTFYFEGLTPNGGGEPSGALADAIDKAFGSFEGFKEKFTAAGAGNFGSGWTWLVKKADGSVEIVNTDDAETPITMDGVTPLLTMDVWEHAYYVDYRNARPKYIENFFNVVNWDFVAKNYGA; this is translated from the coding sequence ATGAGTATCGAACTGCCCCCGCTGCCGTATGCGAAAAACGCTTTGGAGCCGCACATCTCGGCTGAGACCTTGGAATACCATCACGATAAGCACCACGCCACCTATGTGGCCAACTTGAACAAGATGATCGCCGGCACCGAGTTCGAAAACATGGGCTTGGACGACATCGTCAAGAAAGCTCCGGCAGGCGGCATGTTCAACAACGCCGCGCAGATCTGGAACCACACCTTCTACTTTGAGGGTCTGACCCCCAATGGTGGCGGTGAGCCCAGCGGCGCCCTGGCCGATGCCATCGATAAGGCGTTTGGCTCTTTCGAGGGTTTCAAAGAAAAGTTTACTGCCGCTGGCGCCGGCAACTTTGGCTCGGGCTGGACTTGGCTGGTGAAAAAGGCTGATGGCAGTGTTGAGATCGTGAACACCGATGATGCTGAAACCCCAATCACCATGGATGGCGTGACCCCGCTATTGACCATGGATGTTTGGGAGCATGCCTACTATGTGGATTACCGCAACGCGCGCCCCAAATACATTGAAAACTTCTTCAATGTGGTGAATTGGGATTTTGTCGCTAAGAACTACGGCGCCTGA
- a CDS encoding N-acetylglutaminylglutamine amidotransferase: MCGICGELNFKGQMPDLSVQRRMLDRLERRGPDHEGTYSDGPLVMGHRRLSILDLSERGNQPMLDPELGLAVVFNGTIYNFPELRRELEQQSYRFFSSGDTEVILKAWHAWGEACVERFQGMFAFALWDLREKRLHLVRDRMGIKPLYYSLNDQRIRFASSLPALLSGGDIPSELDPVALHHHFSLHAVVPAPRTILRQVRKLPPGHHLRIDADGATQLSRYWTLEARRPKKTLSPGAWTEAIHQALRQAVEKRLTVADVPVGVLLSGGLDSSLLVALLAEAGVRDLQTFTVGFEDQPEEKGSEFEFSDPVAERYATRHHRFHIPNDQVLTRLPEAVSQMAEPMVGQDAVAFYLLAEQVSQHVKVVQSGQGADEVFGGYFWYPRMHAETQGSYVERFAQHYFDRDHEEFSEMLGPDWVGEDHTRALISELLEEPGADTFIDAVLRLDVTTLIVDDPVKRVDNMTMAFGLEARVPFLDQNLVELAARMPPELKLAQGGKGVLKDIARGLLPDSVIDRPKGYFPLPALKYVRGPFLDFMRDILNSQACHNRGLYRRSYVDKLLDAPEQHLTRIQGSKLWHLALLEFWCQQQGL; encoded by the coding sequence ATGTGCGGAATTTGCGGTGAATTGAATTTCAAAGGACAGATGCCTGATCTGTCTGTGCAGCGGCGCATGCTCGATCGTCTCGAGCGTCGTGGCCCGGATCACGAGGGCACCTACTCCGATGGACCTTTGGTCATGGGTCACCGTCGTCTGTCGATTCTGGATTTATCCGAGCGCGGCAATCAGCCCATGCTCGATCCCGAACTGGGTTTGGCCGTGGTGTTCAACGGCACGATTTATAACTTTCCCGAATTGCGCCGCGAACTCGAACAACAGTCCTATCGCTTTTTCTCCAGCGGCGACACCGAAGTCATTCTCAAAGCCTGGCATGCCTGGGGTGAGGCCTGTGTTGAGCGCTTCCAGGGCATGTTCGCCTTCGCGCTCTGGGATTTACGCGAGAAGCGCTTGCATTTGGTGCGCGATCGCATGGGCATCAAGCCGCTATATTACAGCCTCAATGACCAGCGCATTCGCTTTGCCTCCAGCTTGCCAGCACTGCTCAGTGGCGGCGATATCCCCTCGGAACTGGACCCCGTAGCGCTGCACCATCACTTTAGCTTGCATGCCGTCGTGCCCGCGCCGCGCACCATCTTGCGCCAAGTACGCAAGCTGCCCCCGGGCCATCACCTGCGTATCGATGCCGATGGCGCCACCCAATTAAGTCGCTATTGGACGCTCGAAGCTCGCCGCCCTAAAAAAACGCTCAGCCCCGGTGCATGGACCGAAGCCATTCATCAGGCGCTGCGCCAAGCTGTGGAAAAACGCCTCACGGTTGCTGATGTGCCGGTCGGCGTGCTGCTCTCCGGCGGCTTGGACTCTAGTCTTTTGGTGGCGCTCCTGGCTGAGGCCGGTGTGCGCGATTTACAAACCTTCACCGTGGGTTTTGAAGATCAGCCCGAGGAGAAGGGCAGCGAGTTTGAGTTTTCCGATCCCGTGGCCGAGCGCTATGCCACCCGCCATCACCGCTTTCATATCCCCAATGATCAGGTACTCACGCGCCTGCCCGAAGCCGTGTCACAAATGGCCGAGCCCATGGTGGGTCAAGACGCGGTCGCCTTTTATCTGCTCGCCGAGCAAGTCTCACAACACGTCAAAGTGGTGCAATCAGGGCAGGGCGCGGACGAGGTCTTTGGCGGCTATTTTTGGTATCCGCGTATGCACGCCGAAACCCAAGGCAGCTATGTTGAGCGCTTTGCCCAGCATTATTTCGACCGTGACCATGAAGAGTTTTCAGAAATGCTGGGTCCCGACTGGGTGGGTGAAGATCACACCCGCGCCCTGATCAGCGAGCTCTTGGAAGAGCCCGGCGCCGATACTTTCATCGATGCGGTGCTGCGTTTGGATGTGACGACCCTGATCGTCGATGATCCGGTCAAGCGCGTCGATAATATGACCATGGCCTTTGGTTTGGAGGCCCGCGTGCCATTTCTCGACCAGAACCTGGTGGAGCTGGCGGCGCGTATGCCGCCAGAGCTGAAGCTGGCTCAGGGCGGCAAAGGCGTGCTCAAGGACATCGCTCGTGGGCTGCTGCCCGATAGCGTCATCGACCGTCCCAAGGGTTATTTCCCGCTGCCGGCCCTAAAATACGTGCGTGGCCCATTCTTGGACTTCATGCGCGATATTTTAAATTCGCAAGCCTGTCACAACCGCGGGCTTTACCGCCGCAGCTATGTCGACAAGCTATTGGATGCCCCTGAACAGCATCTCACCCGCATCCAAGGCAGTAAGCTTTGGCATCTGGCGCTGCTGGAGTTTTGGTGTCAGCAACAAGGCCTATAA
- a CDS encoding aspartate aminotransferase family protein, whose translation MSDALVQNYKRLPVAFARGEGAWLWDTDGKRYLDALSGIAVCGLGHAHPAVAKALCDQSGILIHTSNLYEIPLQTTLAERLTALSGMRRAFFCNSGAEGNEAAIKLARLHGHHKGIAEPTIVVMEGSFHGRTMATLTATGNARIQQGFAPLVPGFIRVPYGDLAAVAALKDQANIVAVLVEPVTGEGGIQVPQKEYLQGLRALCDEADWLLMLDEVQAGIGRTGTLFAFQHTGIVPDVLSLAKGLGNGVPIGASLVAGKATDLFTAGTHGTTFGGNPLVCAAALAVLDTLEQEQLPAHAAAMGRRILAGFCERIGAHPAVRDIRGQGLMIGVELDRACAELVPMALAAGLLINVTAERVIRLLPPLIIDAQQADEIVAIVSDLVTQFAAEAA comes from the coding sequence GTGTCGGATGCACTGGTACAAAATTACAAACGCCTGCCCGTGGCCTTTGCCCGCGGCGAGGGCGCGTGGCTGTGGGATACCGATGGTAAGCGTTATTTAGACGCCCTGTCGGGGATTGCGGTGTGCGGTTTGGGGCATGCGCATCCGGCGGTGGCCAAGGCCTTGTGCGATCAATCTGGCATCCTGATTCACACCTCGAATTTATATGAGATCCCACTGCAAACAACGCTGGCTGAGCGGCTAACGGCTTTATCAGGCATGCGCCGGGCTTTCTTCTGTAATTCCGGGGCTGAGGGGAATGAGGCGGCGATTAAGCTGGCGCGCTTGCATGGCCATCATAAGGGCATTGCTGAGCCGACGATTGTGGTGATGGAAGGCAGCTTTCATGGCCGCACCATGGCGACACTGACGGCCACCGGCAATGCGCGCATTCAGCAAGGCTTTGCGCCCTTGGTGCCGGGCTTTATACGCGTGCCTTATGGCGATCTGGCGGCGGTTGCAGCGCTCAAAGACCAGGCCAATATCGTCGCGGTGCTGGTCGAACCGGTGACCGGGGAAGGTGGCATTCAAGTGCCACAAAAGGAGTATTTACAGGGCCTGCGCGCACTCTGTGATGAGGCCGATTGGCTGTTGATGCTCGATGAGGTGCAGGCGGGGATTGGTCGCACCGGGACGCTGTTTGCGTTTCAGCACACCGGCATTGTCCCCGATGTCTTGAGTCTGGCTAAGGGCCTGGGTAACGGCGTGCCGATTGGCGCTTCCCTAGTGGCCGGCAAAGCCACGGATTTGTTCACGGCGGGCACCCATGGCACGACCTTTGGTGGCAATCCGCTGGTGTGCGCTGCGGCGCTGGCGGTTTTAGATACTTTGGAGCAGGAACAGCTGCCGGCGCATGCCGCGGCTATGGGTCGACGCATCTTGGCGGGATTTTGTGAGCGCATTGGAGCGCATCCGGCGGTGCGTGATATCCGCGGTCAGGGGTTGATGATTGGGGTTGAGCTTGATCGCGCCTGCGCCGAGCTGGTGCCCATGGCTTTAGCCGCCGGACTATTAATTAATGTTACCGCCGAGCGAGTGATCCGGCTATTACCGCCGCTGATTATCGATGCGCAGCAGGCAGATGAGATTGTTGCTATCGTTAGCGACTTGGTGACGCAATTTGCCGCTGAAGCGGCCTGA
- a CDS encoding 2-hydroxymuconate tautomerase family protein, which translates to MPYVNIKITREGATAEQKAELIQGVTDLLKNVLNKNPATTVVTIDEVSTDNWGIGGESVTVRRARGD; encoded by the coding sequence ATGCCTTATGTAAACATTAAGATTACCCGCGAAGGGGCTACTGCCGAACAAAAAGCTGAGCTGATTCAGGGCGTCACCGATTTGCTGAAGAATGTGCTGAACAAGAACCCAGCGACCACGGTGGTCACCATCGACGAAGTCTCCACCGACAATTGGGGCATCGGGGGCGAGAGCGTTACGGTGCGCCGGGCGCGCGGCGACTGA
- the ppk1 gene encoding polyphosphate kinase 1 — protein MNDIDLASPELYINRETSLLAFNRRVLELAKQENIPLLERLRYLCISSTNLDEFFEVRVAGLKQQVVLGVNTPGPDGLSAQEQLKRINEQAHDLVDDQYATLNEILIPALAEQNIRFVRRTKWSQQQAEWVKEFFLKELLPVLSPLGLDPAHPFPRILNKSLNFIVTLEGKDAFGRDSRMAVVQAPRSLPRVARLPAEISQGENDFVFLSSILHAHVGELFQGMKVSGCYQFRLTRNSDLFVHEEEIDDLLMALEGELPQRNYGQAVRLEVADNCPGPVADFLLRQFNLAREDLYQVNGLVNLNRLMAVHELVERPDLKFCSFVPSLPPSLSSAADIFHTVRRGDVLLHHPYQSFVPVIELLRQAARDPDVLAIKQTVYRTGVRSQLVDILVEAAQAGKEVTVIIELRARFDEEANIQLANRLQDAGAHVTYGVVGYKTHAKLLMVVRREKGKIRRYVHLGTGNYHAGTARAYTDLGFMTADQVIGEDVHKIFQQLTGLGKVSKLKKLLQAPFTLHASMLDYIDREIEHAQAGRPAKIMARMNSLIEPKLIQALYRASQAGVRVQLIVRGICCLRPGIPGVSDNIQVRSVMGRFLEHSRVFYFQNGKEPQVFCSSADWMPRNFFRRVEVAFPVEKPALRKRVIDESLRAYLKDNMQTWVLDANGHYRRVRRRSRALAHNAQQALLEHLT, from the coding sequence ATGAATGATATCGATTTAGCCAGCCCCGAGCTTTACATCAACCGCGAGACCAGCTTGCTGGCGTTTAATCGCCGCGTTTTGGAGCTGGCCAAGCAAGAGAATATCCCGCTGTTGGAGCGGCTACGTTATCTGTGTATTTCCTCGACCAACCTCGATGAGTTTTTTGAGGTGCGCGTGGCGGGCCTGAAACAACAGGTCGTACTGGGCGTGAATACGCCGGGGCCGGATGGTTTAAGTGCGCAGGAACAGCTCAAGCGTATCAATGAACAGGCGCATGACCTGGTCGATGATCAGTACGCGACCTTGAATGAGATTTTGATCCCGGCGCTGGCCGAACAGAATATCCGCTTTGTCCGTCGCACCAAATGGTCGCAACAGCAAGCCGAGTGGGTGAAAGAGTTTTTCCTTAAGGAGTTGCTGCCGGTGTTATCGCCCTTAGGCTTGGATCCGGCACATCCCTTTCCGCGGATTCTCAATAAGAGCTTGAACTTCATTGTCACCTTGGAAGGCAAAGATGCCTTTGGCCGTGACAGCCGTATGGCGGTGGTGCAAGCGCCGCGTTCGCTGCCGCGAGTGGCGCGCCTGCCGGCAGAGATCTCCCAGGGTGAGAATGACTTTGTGTTTTTGTCGTCCATTTTGCATGCGCATGTGGGCGAGCTGTTTCAGGGCATGAAGGTCAGCGGTTGTTATCAGTTTCGTCTGACGCGTAACTCGGACTTGTTTGTTCATGAAGAGGAAATCGACGACTTGCTCATGGCCTTAGAGGGTGAGCTGCCGCAGCGTAATTATGGCCAAGCGGTGCGTTTGGAGGTGGCGGACAATTGCCCCGGGCCGGTCGCGGATTTTCTTTTGCGCCAGTTCAATCTGGCCCGCGAGGATTTGTATCAGGTCAACGGCTTGGTGAATCTCAACCGCTTAATGGCGGTGCATGAGTTGGTGGAGCGACCAGATCTGAAGTTTTGCTCGTTTGTGCCCTCGCTGCCGCCGAGTTTAAGCAGTGCGGCGGATATTTTTCATACCGTGCGCCGCGGCGATGTGCTCTTGCATCATCCCTACCAATCCTTTGTGCCGGTGATTGAGCTTTTGCGTCAGGCGGCGCGCGATCCCGATGTGCTGGCGATCAAGCAAACCGTGTATCGCACTGGCGTGCGCTCTCAGCTAGTGGATATTTTGGTGGAAGCGGCGCAGGCGGGTAAGGAAGTCACGGTGATTATCGAGCTGCGCGCGCGTTTTGATGAGGAGGCCAATATTCAGCTGGCCAACCGTTTGCAGGATGCTGGGGCGCATGTGACCTATGGCGTAGTGGGCTATAAAACCCATGCCAAGCTGTTGATGGTGGTGCGCCGCGAGAAAGGCAAGATTCGCCGCTATGTGCACCTAGGTACGGGTAACTATCATGCCGGGACAGCGCGAGCCTATACTGATCTGGGTTTCATGACCGCTGATCAGGTGATCGGCGAGGATGTGCATAAGATCTTTCAGCAGCTCACGGGGCTTGGCAAGGTCTCCAAGCTGAAAAAGCTCTTGCAGGCGCCTTTCACCTTGCATGCTTCAATGTTGGATTACATCGATCGCGAGATCGAGCATGCCCAAGCGGGGCGTCCAGCGAAGATTATGGCGCGCATGAATTCCTTGATCGAGCCTAAGCTGATTCAGGCACTTTATCGCGCCTCGCAGGCGGGGGTTCGCGTGCAACTCATTGTCCGCGGCATCTGTTGTTTGCGCCCCGGCATCCCGGGCGTTTCCGACAATATCCAGGTGCGCTCGGTGATGGGCCGGTTCTTGGAACACTCGCGCGTCTTCTACTTCCAAAATGGCAAAGAGCCGCAGGTCTTTTGTTCGAGCGCTGATTGGATGCCGCGCAATTTCTTCCGCCGCGTCGAGGTGGCCTTTCCTGTGGAGAAGCCGGCGCTGCGCAAGCGCGTCATTGACGAGTCATTGCGCGCCTACCTCAAAGACAATATGCAGACCTGGGTGCTTGATGCCAATGGCCACTACCGCCGCGTGCGCCGCCGCAGCCGCGCCCTCGCCCACAACGCCCAGCAAGCCCTCCTCGAGCACCTCACCTAA
- a CDS encoding D-alanyl-D-alanine carboxypeptidase/D-alanyl-D-alanine-endopeptidase, with the protein MAAVLALQIVMLPLSASASASSASEVVPVGLPDSMVRMLESQRISVQNVSLWVSDAQGNPRIAHNVDVPRNPASLIKLHTAWTALETLGPGYRWETGVYTFAPIVGDVLQGDLYIRGGGDPWLVSEEVWKLTGALRRQGIREIQGDLVFDLSLFDLEPEDPGAFDGQRFRAYNQPPHALLMNFNALRFEFRPDADGRSVRVTTDPPNSVVQVDNQLRLQPRSCSGFQRGVNFQVVDEERVRLDGSFPSTCREYGLLRTAVSPEAFAYGLFREMWQQWGGSLNGQWRLGALPPEVLASLRQDRRSDSETSDAQEAYEPLVLHRSPTLAELLGGVNKRSNNVMTRQMKLAIGLEKYGPPATVEKGNQTLREFFAERLPGHGEIMLDNAAGLSRTNRITARQLAGVLSSAQSSLYAPEFLSSLALSGVDGTLRERFVEHPAAGRMRLKTGYLRDVSGVAGYVNAASGSAYTVVLMINHPGIDHSRGVDIQDAILEAIYEERF; encoded by the coding sequence GTGGCAGCAGTGCTGGCCCTGCAGATAGTCATGCTGCCTTTGTCTGCCAGCGCATCGGCCTCAAGCGCATCAGAGGTCGTGCCTGTGGGCTTGCCGGACTCCATGGTCCGCATGCTGGAAAGTCAGCGTATCTCAGTGCAAAACGTCAGCCTCTGGGTGAGCGATGCCCAGGGCAACCCGCGCATCGCCCACAATGTCGATGTGCCGCGCAACCCCGCCTCGCTGATCAAACTTCATACGGCATGGACCGCGCTGGAGACTTTGGGCCCGGGGTATCGTTGGGAGACGGGCGTTTATACCTTTGCACCGATTGTTGGCGATGTGCTGCAGGGGGATTTGTACATCCGCGGCGGCGGCGACCCTTGGCTGGTTAGCGAAGAAGTCTGGAAGCTTACCGGCGCGCTGCGGCGCCAAGGGATTCGAGAGATTCAAGGCGATTTGGTGTTCGACCTGAGCCTGTTTGATCTTGAACCCGAAGATCCCGGCGCTTTCGACGGTCAGCGCTTTCGCGCCTACAACCAGCCGCCGCACGCCTTATTGATGAATTTCAATGCGCTGCGCTTTGAGTTTCGCCCCGATGCCGATGGGCGCTCGGTTCGTGTCACCACCGATCCGCCCAATTCGGTGGTGCAGGTCGACAATCAGCTGCGTTTGCAGCCTCGCTCCTGCAGCGGCTTTCAGCGCGGCGTGAATTTCCAGGTGGTAGACGAGGAGCGCGTGCGTTTGGATGGGAGCTTTCCCAGCACCTGTCGCGAATACGGCTTATTGCGCACGGCGGTATCCCCCGAGGCCTTTGCCTATGGGCTGTTTCGCGAGATGTGGCAGCAGTGGGGCGGCAGTCTCAATGGGCAGTGGCGTTTAGGCGCTTTGCCGCCTGAGGTTTTGGCTTCCTTGCGTCAAGATCGACGCAGTGACAGCGAAACAAGCGATGCGCAAGAAGCCTATGAGCCGCTGGTGCTGCATCGTTCGCCAACGCTGGCCGAGCTTTTGGGCGGCGTGAATAAGCGCAGCAATAACGTCATGACCCGGCAGATGAAACTGGCCATTGGGCTGGAGAAGTATGGACCGCCGGCGACCGTAGAGAAGGGCAATCAAACACTTCGGGAATTCTTTGCAGAGCGCCTACCTGGCCATGGCGAGATCATGCTGGACAATGCCGCCGGTTTGTCACGCACGAACCGCATTACCGCCCGGCAGCTCGCGGGTGTGCTGAGCTCGGCACAAAGCAGTCTCTATGCGCCGGAGTTTCTCTCTTCTCTGGCTTTGTCGGGGGTGGATGGAACGCTGCGTGAGCGTTTTGTCGAGCATCCTGCCGCCGGTCGCATGCGACTAAAGACTGGTTACTTGCGCGATGTCTCTGGTGTGGCGGGCTATGTGAATGCCGCCTCCGGAAGCGCTTATACTGTGGTGTTGATGATCAATCACCCCGGCATTGATCATAGTCGCGGGGTCGATATCCAAGACGCTATTCTTGAAGCGATCTATGAAGAGCGATTTTGA
- the argF gene encoding ornithine carbamoyltransferase yields MTRHFLSLLDVSSDELKQLIQRAIALKALHYASELHQPLRGKTLAMIFEKSSTRTRVSFEVGMQQLGGQALFLSPRDTQLGRGEPIEDSARVLSRMVDAVMIRTFEHEKVQRFAAHSRVPVINGLTDLEHPCQLLADLQTWVEQRGDIAGRRVVWVGDGNNMCHSYIHAAQRLDFELVIACPEGYDPDPLILNAAGDRARIVRDPLQAAVDADLVVTDVWASMGQEQEQVARRRAFSAYMVDRELMSRAHADALFMHCLPAHREEEVSTEVLEGPQSVVWDEAENRLHAQKALLEFLLA; encoded by the coding sequence TTGACTCGTCATTTTTTGTCTTTATTGGATGTCTCCAGCGATGAGCTGAAACAGCTGATCCAGCGGGCCATCGCCTTAAAAGCCCTGCACTACGCCAGTGAGTTGCATCAACCGCTGCGCGGCAAGACCTTGGCGATGATTTTTGAGAAGTCCTCAACGCGCACTCGTGTGTCTTTCGAGGTCGGCATGCAACAGCTGGGCGGTCAGGCACTGTTTTTGTCGCCGCGTGATACCCAGTTGGGTCGCGGTGAGCCGATTGAGGATTCGGCACGGGTGTTGTCGCGCATGGTTGATGCGGTGATGATTCGTACCTTTGAACACGAGAAGGTGCAGCGCTTTGCGGCGCACTCTCGGGTACCGGTGATCAATGGACTGACGGATTTAGAACATCCCTGCCAGCTACTGGCTGACCTACAGACTTGGGTGGAACAGCGCGGCGATATCGCCGGGCGGCGCGTGGTTTGGGTAGGCGATGGCAATAATATGTGCCACAGCTATATCCATGCTGCGCAGCGCCTGGATTTCGAATTGGTGATTGCCTGTCCCGAGGGCTATGACCCGGATCCTTTGATCTTGAATGCCGCCGGTGATCGGGCACGCATTGTCCGCGATCCCTTGCAGGCGGCGGTGGACGCCGATTTGGTGGTGACAGATGTTTGGGCGAGCATGGGCCAAGAACAGGAACAAGTCGCGCGGCGACGGGCGTTCTCTGCGTACATGGTAGACCGCGAGTTGATGTCGCGCGCCCATGCCGATGCCTTGTTTATGCATTGTTTGCCGGCGCATCGTGAAGAAGAAGTGAGCACCGAGGTCCTTGAAGGACCGCAAAGTGTGGTCTGGGATGAGGCCGAGAACCGCTTACATGCGCAAAAGGCGCTTTTGGAGTTTTTACTCGCGTAA
- the rnt gene encoding ribonuclease T → MTEFVPMGQRFRGFLPVVIDLETGGFNAQTDALLQIAAVILRMDSRGHLYRDRTLSHHVRPFEGANMDPKSLEVTGINPYHPLRIDVPEDEALAQVFAEIRSEVKLNHCTRAVLVGHNASFDLGFLNATVERAGVKRNPFHPFSNLDTVTLCAMAYGQTVLARAAQEAGMDWDNEEAHSAVYDAEKTADLFCRVMNRWQDLNGGDAPGRPASS, encoded by the coding sequence ATGACTGAATTTGTGCCTATGGGGCAACGTTTTCGCGGGTTTTTGCCGGTGGTGATTGATCTTGAGACCGGCGGCTTTAACGCGCAAACGGACGCCTTACTTCAGATCGCGGCGGTGATCCTGAGGATGGACAGCCGGGGGCATTTGTACCGCGACCGCACCCTCAGCCACCACGTGCGGCCTTTTGAAGGCGCTAATATGGACCCCAAATCCTTAGAGGTGACGGGTATTAATCCTTATCACCCGCTGCGCATCGATGTGCCTGAGGATGAGGCACTCGCTCAAGTGTTTGCCGAGATTCGCAGCGAAGTGAAACTCAATCACTGCACACGCGCGGTATTGGTCGGGCACAACGCCAGTTTTGATTTAGGCTTTTTGAATGCCACGGTGGAGCGTGCTGGGGTAAAGCGCAATCCGTTTCACCCATTTAGCAATCTAGACACGGTGACGCTGTGCGCTATGGCCTATGGCCAAACGGTGCTGGCGCGGGCAGCTCAAGAGGCCGGGATGGATTGGGATAATGAAGAGGCCCACAGCGCCGTTTACGACGCGGAAAAGACCGCTGATCTGTTTTGCCGGGTGATGAACCGCTGGCAGGATTTGAATGGGGGCGACGCACCTGGCCGCCCCGCTTCATCTTAG
- the ppx gene encoding exopolyphosphatase, which produces MLRRRKPFDTIAAVDLGSNSFHMIVARVKDHHVHVVDRLRETVRLANGLDEETGRISEEALERALACLERFGQRVRSLPQGSVRAVGTNTLRQARKVRGFQDRARKALGHPIEIIAGLEEARLIYLGVAHSLADDGGRRLVVDIGGGSTELIIGERFEPQAMESLYMGCINMGRRYFSDSRITERAWRHAEIAAQLELQPISARYRRLGWERALGASGTLLAIERILREQGWADGGVTHEGLLHLRDHLLGAGHVEAVSLKGLSEDRRPILAGGAVVLLSIFESLGIQHMQVADGALREGLIYELLGRIEHEDVRTRSIEGLVSRFQIDDTHARQVEARCAELIDEVAEEWELNQDHADLLSWAARLHELGLNIAHAQYHKHGAYILENADLAGFTVEEQRRLALLVRGHRRKFPLDLFEARGPSEATLLTRLAILLRLSIVLNRGRSADAIPIEAVTPKKHGLKIRFAAGWLDAHPLTRADLEGEAAYLSAAHLKLKFE; this is translated from the coding sequence ATGCTGCGTCGTCGTAAGCCATTTGACACCATCGCTGCGGTGGATCTGGGCTCAAACAGTTTCCATATGATTGTGGCGCGGGTGAAAGATCACCATGTGCATGTGGTGGATCGCCTGCGCGAGACCGTGCGTCTGGCTAATGGCTTGGATGAGGAAACCGGGCGTATCAGTGAAGAGGCCTTAGAGCGGGCGTTGGCCTGTCTGGAGCGTTTCGGTCAGCGGGTGCGATCCTTGCCTCAGGGCAGTGTCCGGGCAGTGGGCACCAATACACTGCGTCAGGCGCGCAAAGTCCGAGGTTTCCAAGACCGGGCGCGCAAGGCTTTAGGGCATCCGATTGAGATTATCGCCGGCCTGGAAGAGGCGCGATTGATTTATCTCGGTGTGGCGCACAGTTTGGCTGATGATGGCGGGCGGCGCTTAGTCGTGGATATCGGTGGCGGCAGTACCGAGCTGATCATCGGTGAGCGATTTGAACCACAGGCGATGGAAAGCCTATATATGGGCTGCATCAACATGGGTCGGCGGTATTTTTCGGATAGCCGCATCACCGAACGCGCCTGGCGCCATGCTGAAATTGCTGCGCAGTTAGAACTTCAACCCATTAGTGCGCGTTATCGACGCCTGGGTTGGGAGCGCGCTTTGGGCGCCTCTGGGACGCTGTTGGCCATTGAGCGGATCCTGCGTGAGCAGGGCTGGGCGGATGGTGGTGTGACTCACGAGGGCTTGCTGCATTTGCGCGATCATTTGCTGGGAGCCGGTCATGTTGAGGCCGTATCACTCAAGGGTCTGAGCGAAGATCGGCGGCCGATTTTGGCGGGCGGCGCAGTGGTATTGCTGAGTATCTTTGAATCCTTGGGTATTCAGCACATGCAAGTGGCCGATGGCGCTCTGCGTGAAGGCTTAATTTACGAGTTACTGGGGCGCATTGAACACGAAGATGTGCGCACGCGCAGTATCGAGGGCTTGGTCAGTCGCTTTCAAATTGATGATACCCATGCTCGGCAGGTGGAGGCGCGCTGCGCTGAGCTCATCGACGAGGTTGCCGAGGAGTGGGAACTGAATCAAGATCATGCTGACCTTCTCAGCTGGGCAGCCCGTTTGCATGAGCTGGGGCTGAACATCGCGCATGCGCAGTACCATAAGCATGGCGCTTATATCTTGGAAAATGCCGATTTGGCGGGCTTTACCGTCGAAGAACAGCGGCGCTTGGCGTTGCTGGTGCGCGGCCATCGCCGTAAATTCCCCTTAGATCTCTTCGAGGCCCGCGGCCCCAGCGAGGCCACGCTTTTGACCCGCTTGGCGATCCTGTTACGCCTCTCAATCGTCTTAAACCGCGGCCGTTCGGCCGATGCCATCCCCATCGAGGCAGTCACCCCCAAAAAGCATGGCCTGAAAATCCGCTTTGCCGCCGGCTGGCTGGACGCACACCCGCTGACCCGTGCCGACCTCGAAGGCGAAGCTGCCTACCTCAGCGCCGCCCACCTCAAACTCAAATTCGAATAA